In the bacterium genome, one interval contains:
- a CDS encoding metal ABC transporter ATP-binding protein: protein MPEPVTEEIPAIRLADVTVRLGNRVVLEDITADVPTGVITAVIGPNGAGKTTLLKVILGLVPYEGRVTFPGCAHRPSFGYVPQALGVDEGSPLTVMDFLLLKLQHRPLWLGRSRSACDEARRQLRAMRAENLADRPLGILSGGERQRVLLAAALAGRNGGPDILLLDEPASGIDAVGGELFAALLAELTEERGLTTVLVSHDLSVVSAHARRVVCLNRRLMGVGCTRETISAETIVAMYGRDSSLFLHDHHPREG, encoded by the coding sequence ATGCCCGAGCCCGTGACAGAGGAAATTCCGGCTATCCGCCTGGCGGACGTCACGGTCCGCCTGGGCAACCGGGTCGTCCTGGAAGACATCACCGCCGACGTCCCGACCGGTGTCATAACCGCGGTCATCGGTCCCAACGGCGCGGGCAAGACCACGCTCCTCAAGGTCATCCTGGGGCTCGTGCCCTACGAGGGGCGGGTGACATTTCCCGGCTGCGCACACCGCCCGAGCTTCGGGTACGTCCCCCAGGCGCTGGGGGTGGACGAGGGCTCGCCGCTGACGGTGATGGATTTTCTGCTCCTCAAGCTCCAGCACCGGCCGCTGTGGCTCGGCCGGAGTCGTTCGGCGTGCGACGAGGCGCGACGCCAGCTCAGGGCCATGCGGGCGGAGAATCTGGCCGATCGCCCCCTGGGCATCCTCTCCGGCGGGGAGCGCCAGCGGGTGCTCCTGGCGGCGGCCCTGGCGGGGAGGAACGGCGGCCCGGACATACTTCTACTGGACGAGCCGGCCTCCGGGATAGACGCGGTGGGGGGAGAGCTCTTCGCCGCGCTCCTGGCCGAGCTCACCGAGGAGCGCGGCCTGACCACCGTCCTGGTCAGCCACGACCTCTCCGTCGTCTCCGCCCACGCCCGGAGGGTCGTCTGCCTCAACCGGCGCCTGATGGGCGTGGGGTGCACGCGGGAGACCATCTCGGCCGAGACC